In Acidimicrobiales bacterium, one DNA window encodes the following:
- a CDS encoding sugar phosphate nucleotidyltransferase produces MDSADPTGAEPADLATVILCGGRGTRAYPDSVQVPKPLLEVGQRPIVEHVMGTYTRHGCSRFVLATGYRHELFDERYPPAPEAEVVPVDTGLDTDTGDRVARAAALCEGPRFFATYGDGVGNVDLRALLRFHRTSGAEITVTTVPLPSPYGTLETDPDGRVTEFREKPRLTDHWINAGFFVIERRALDHWVGANLEQDVLPAMAGRGVLFAYRHLGFWKSMDTFKDRQELNLLAEEGTPPWERLDRA; encoded by the coding sequence GTGGACAGCGCCGATCCGACCGGGGCCGAGCCGGCCGATCTGGCCACGGTCATCCTGTGTGGCGGCCGGGGGACCCGCGCCTACCCGGACTCCGTCCAGGTCCCCAAGCCCCTCCTCGAGGTGGGCCAGCGACCGATCGTCGAGCACGTCATGGGCACCTACACCAGGCACGGATGCTCCCGCTTCGTGCTGGCCACGGGGTATCGCCACGAGCTCTTCGACGAGCGCTACCCCCCGGCCCCGGAGGCCGAGGTCGTGCCGGTCGACACCGGTCTCGACACCGACACCGGAGACCGCGTGGCCCGGGCCGCCGCCCTCTGCGAGGGCCCGAGGTTCTTCGCCACCTACGGGGACGGGGTCGGCAACGTCGACCTCCGGGCCCTCCTGCGGTTCCACCGCACCTCGGGAGCGGAGATCACGGTCACCACGGTCCCCCTCCCGTCTCCGTACGGGACGCTGGAGACCGATCCGGACGGCAGGGTCACCGAGTTCCGGGAGAAGCCGCGCCTCACGGATCACTGGATCAACGCCGGGTTCTTCGTGATCGAACGGCGCGCCCTGGACCACTGGGTGGGCGCCAACCTCGAGCAGGACGTGTTGCCCGCCATGGCCGGGCGCGGGGTGCTCTTCGCCTACCGTCACCTGGGCTTCTGGAAATCCATGGACACGTTCAAGGACCGCCAGGAGCTGAACCTGCTGGCGGAGGAGGGAACGCCCCCGTGGGAGCGCCTCGACCGGGCCTAG
- a CDS encoding sulfotransferase has protein sequence MSTASGTGGRPWSGRASATGRQMVTELTRRLRGADSVEESLVWMLGSPRTGSTWLLNLMRISPRVVPVDEPAIGTHLGLFSADVMGAHPAGFDKAEPLLMSAREHDPQYFFCADRADVWRPHLRRLVLARMESYARDAPAGPARQRPVLVIKEPTGSQAAGPLLRLLPASRLLFLLRDGRDVLDSEIDAVQRGGWLADLFGSEDVMSGDYLVQFARAQAYRWVSRTEYVSQAYDSHDPSRRLLVRYEDLRSDTAPGLRRILDWLGLEYRTSELEDHVRRLSFEELPEEQRGRGQFARAARPGHWRESLGPEVTAVIEPIMRPTLERFGYPL, from the coding sequence GTGAGCACCGCGTCCGGCACCGGCGGCCGGCCGTGGAGCGGGCGGGCGAGCGCGACCGGCCGGCAGATGGTGACCGAGTTGACGAGGCGGCTCCGCGGTGCCGACTCTGTCGAGGAGTCGCTGGTGTGGATGCTCGGCTCCCCGCGGACCGGCAGTACGTGGCTCCTCAACCTGATGCGCATCAGCCCTCGCGTGGTCCCGGTGGACGAGCCGGCCATCGGCACCCATCTCGGGCTGTTCTCGGCTGACGTGATGGGTGCCCACCCGGCCGGCTTCGATAAAGCCGAGCCTCTCTTGATGTCGGCGCGCGAGCACGACCCGCAGTACTTCTTCTGCGCCGACCGGGCGGACGTCTGGAGGCCGCACCTGCGCCGACTGGTCCTGGCCCGCATGGAGTCCTACGCCCGGGACGCGCCGGCCGGCCCGGCCCGTCAGCGGCCCGTCCTGGTGATCAAGGAGCCGACCGGGTCCCAGGCGGCCGGTCCACTCCTCCGCCTGCTGCCGGCCTCCCGGCTCCTGTTCCTGCTCCGCGACGGCCGGGACGTCCTGGATTCGGAGATAGACGCCGTCCAGCGGGGCGGGTGGTTGGCCGATCTGTTCGGCAGTGAGGACGTGATGTCCGGGGATTACCTCGTGCAGTTTGCCCGGGCCCAGGCGTATCGATGGGTCTCACGTACCGAGTACGTCTCCCAGGCCTACGACAGCCATGACCCGAGCCGGCGGTTGCTCGTCCGGTACGAGGATCTGCGCTCCGACACGGCTCCGGGCCTGCGCCGGATCCTCGACTGGCTCGGGCTCGAGTATCGGACGTCGGAGCTCGAGGACCACGTGCGGCGGCTCTCGTTCGAGGAGCTACCGGAGGAGCAGCGGGGACGGGGGCAGTTTGCCCGGGCGGCCCGCCCCGGTCACTGGCGGGAGAGCCTCGGGCCGGAGGTCACGGCGGTGATCGAGCCCATCATGAGGCCGACCTTGGAGCGCTTCGGCTACCCGCTCTGA
- a CDS encoding acyltransferase yields MDDPSLFRTASRYVRRSRYLNENAWPGTRLRVKWEFLRRDSYITAPFYGPILAALREGRLEVGRNVMLLGGCWITVPEGGRARIGAGTHLNLGVFLAAYQHVEIGAHCMFANGCFITDADHRFDDPHRPIGAQGYEVKGPTVIGDNSWLGVNVAVLGGVTIGRNCVIGANSVVNRDIEPFCVAGGVPARVIKRIDPDGAQQMGQAL; encoded by the coding sequence GTGGACGACCCTTCTCTGTTCCGCACGGCCTCCCGGTATGTCCGGCGCTCCCGTTATCTCAACGAGAACGCGTGGCCGGGGACCAGGTTGAGGGTCAAATGGGAGTTCCTGCGGCGGGACAGCTACATCACGGCGCCGTTCTACGGGCCGATCCTGGCGGCCCTCCGGGAGGGTCGCCTGGAGGTCGGGCGCAACGTCATGCTGCTGGGTGGATGCTGGATCACCGTGCCGGAAGGCGGCCGGGCCCGGATCGGCGCCGGTACCCACCTGAACCTGGGCGTCTTCCTGGCCGCCTACCAGCACGTCGAGATCGGGGCGCACTGCATGTTCGCCAACGGATGCTTCATCACCGACGCCGACCATCGCTTCGACGACCCGCACCGGCCGATCGGCGCCCAGGGCTACGAGGTCAAGGGCCCGACGGTGATCGGTGACAACTCCTGGCTGGGCGTCAACGTGGCCGTCCTGGGGGGAGTGACCATCGGGCGCAACTGTGTCATCGGAGCGAACAGCGTCGTGAACCGGGACATCGAGCCCTTCTGTGTCGCAGGCGGTGTCCCGGCGCGCGTCATCAAGCGAATCGACCCGGACGGGGCACAACAGATGGGCCAGGCGCTGTGA
- a CDS encoding glycosyltransferase encodes MSARPSVDVGVVTWNTAELTTSALRHLLETDQGCDLRLLVQDNASSDGTAETLGREVPEAEVEVSSANWGFAKAVNRLLERSTAPWFLALNSDAWPEPGAVGRLVAAAEASPTAAAVAPLLLRPDGSQEHSTHPFPSLAVAALDAVDGRRWLPTPILDRLCLEGAWKQDRARTVDWAVGAALLMRRSALAEIGGLDERFFMYVEDLEWCWRAHSRGWSIYFEPAAVVRHVGNASGRVRFGERRLAAEATNLETFLRTARGAAFFRAYRALRTVGLTRRYLAARRAHTDDQGYWRLLLKLELGLEAPLALSPPQEEAARLAPTGGSPQARVAVVVSTRDRCARLPRLVAALERQTLPPSCFEVVIVDDGSGDDTPAVLERLSRESPVRITALRTEGRGPAAGRNLGWRRTDCPVVAFTDDDCVPDPGWLEAGLAAFADGGVVVIGRTRPPADQQRLSEQPFSLVLDTSSAQFFESCNAFYARADLLRVGGFDERFRRPSGEDTDLGLRVLTTGVEPRFAPEAIVDHDVRSRSALQAAREATRWEDLPLVIKGRPWARRRLAHRWLFWKPSHPAALLAVGGLAAAVRWRPAAGLALPWLRYRLTVEPVGTTPWARASNLPGALLVDGAEVLTMARGSVRHRTLLL; translated from the coding sequence GTGAGCGCCCGCCCGTCGGTCGATGTCGGTGTCGTCACCTGGAACACCGCCGAGCTGACCACCTCCGCCCTCCGTCATCTCCTGGAGACGGACCAGGGCTGTGACCTGCGCCTCCTCGTCCAGGACAACGCCTCGAGCGACGGAACCGCCGAGACCCTGGGCCGTGAGGTCCCCGAGGCCGAGGTCGAGGTGAGCTCGGCCAACTGGGGCTTCGCCAAGGCCGTGAACCGCCTGCTCGAGCGGTCGACGGCCCCGTGGTTCCTGGCACTCAACTCCGACGCCTGGCCGGAGCCGGGCGCGGTCGGCCGCCTGGTGGCCGCGGCCGAGGCGTCCCCCACGGCAGCGGCGGTGGCGCCCCTGCTGCTGCGGCCCGACGGCTCCCAGGAGCACTCGACGCACCCCTTCCCGTCGCTGGCGGTGGCCGCCCTGGACGCGGTCGACGGCAGGCGGTGGCTGCCCACTCCGATTCTCGACCGCCTGTGCCTGGAGGGGGCGTGGAAGCAGGATCGGGCCCGGACCGTCGACTGGGCCGTCGGGGCGGCCCTGCTCATGCGCCGGTCCGCCCTGGCCGAGATCGGCGGCCTCGACGAGCGGTTCTTCATGTACGTCGAGGACCTCGAATGGTGCTGGCGGGCCCACTCCCGGGGTTGGTCCATCTACTTCGAGCCGGCCGCCGTGGTCCGCCACGTCGGGAATGCCTCCGGCCGGGTCCGGTTCGGGGAGCGGCGCCTGGCCGCAGAGGCCACCAACCTCGAGACGTTCCTCCGCACCGCCCGGGGGGCGGCCTTCTTCCGGGCCTACCGCGCCCTGCGGACGGTCGGCCTGACCCGCCGGTACCTCGCCGCCCGGAGGGCCCACACCGACGACCAGGGCTACTGGCGCCTCCTGCTGAAGCTGGAGCTCGGCCTCGAGGCGCCGCTGGCGCTGAGCCCGCCGCAGGAGGAGGCGGCTCGACTCGCCCCGACCGGGGGGTCCCCGCAGGCCCGGGTGGCGGTCGTGGTGTCAACCCGGGACCGGTGCGCCCGGCTACCACGCCTGGTCGCGGCCCTCGAGCGCCAGACGCTGCCCCCCTCCTGCTTCGAGGTGGTGATAGTCGACGACGGCTCCGGTGACGACACCCCGGCGGTGCTGGAGCGTCTGAGCCGCGAGAGCCCCGTGCGCATCACGGCCCTGCGGACCGAGGGCAGGGGCCCGGCGGCGGGCCGCAACCTGGGTTGGCGCCGCACCGACTGTCCCGTCGTCGCCTTCACCGACGACGACTGCGTTCCCGACCCCGGCTGGCTCGAGGCCGGGCTGGCCGCCTTCGCAGACGGCGGCGTCGTGGTCATCGGCCGCACCCGCCCCCCGGCCGACCAGCAGCGACTCTCGGAACAGCCGTTCTCGTTGGTCCTCGACACCTCATCGGCGCAGTTCTTCGAATCGTGCAATGCGTTCTACGCCCGGGCCGACCTGCTCCGGGTCGGCGGCTTCGACGAACGGTTCCGCCGGCCGAGCGGGGAGGACACCGATCTCGGGCTGCGGGTGCTGACAACCGGGGTCGAGCCACGCTTCGCGCCGGAGGCGATCGTCGATCACGACGTCCGGAGCCGTTCCGCTCTCCAGGCGGCCCGGGAGGCGACCCGATGGGAGGATCTCCCGCTGGTGATCAAGGGGCGCCCGTGGGCCCGGCGCCGGCTGGCGCACCGCTGGCTGTTCTGGAAGCCGTCACATCCGGCCGCGCTGCTGGCGGTCGGCGGTCTGGCCGCTGCCGTGCGCTGGCGGCCGGCCGCGGGGCTGGCCCTTCCGTGGCTGAGGTACCGGCTGACGGTGGAGCCGGTCGGCACGACGCCGTGGGCCCGGGCCTCGAACCTGCCGGGGGCCCTGCTCGTCGACGGCGCCGAGGTGCTCACGATGGCCCGGGGCTCCGTGCGGCACCGTACCCTCCTCCTGTGA
- a CDS encoding glycosyltransferase, translating into MRGEDLTVVIPTRGRTEILSQTVAGLRDQSVSGFEILVILDGEDQERPDLPGAHVIAAPRGGPGAARNTGVARSARALVLFLGDDMVPDRRLVEKHLDRHNAEPDPSVGVMGTVMWHPKASGRPLHRWMDRSSLQFDFGGMAAGDDAGWFRFYSCNVSLKRDFYSAVGGFDAGFHYYYEDMDLGWRLGQAGLVLRYEPAALTRHLHSYDLEGMRRRFAGVATGERAMAAKHAWFEPFFAKKFRAVQDAGDEPRFWKSLERLPWPGTLGAKVVRHTDTWYFQQVADSFLEVWNGEADLAELKEYLGSEYDENALHRHRQLVDEEEESAPDEATFYRTSTGYLYDLTVFAMSGTKAPYRRALRRLLPPGARLLDYGCGIGSDGLRFLDDGYEVAFADFSNPSTTYLRWRLDRRGSEAAIYDVETSVPGGFDAVFSFDVIEHVPDPMGFLDQLESRGRIVAVNLLEPDPEDTHLHKPLPIAEIVRRAGRHKILHRKLYHGRSHLLIYEV; encoded by the coding sequence ATGCGCGGCGAAGATCTCACCGTCGTCATACCGACGCGCGGCCGCACGGAGATCCTGAGCCAGACGGTGGCCGGACTGAGAGATCAGTCGGTGTCGGGCTTCGAGATCCTGGTGATCCTCGACGGGGAGGATCAGGAAAGACCCGATCTGCCCGGGGCTCACGTCATCGCCGCGCCGAGAGGCGGCCCGGGCGCGGCCCGCAACACCGGTGTGGCCCGCTCGGCGCGGGCGCTCGTCCTGTTCCTGGGCGACGACATGGTCCCCGACCGTCGTCTGGTCGAGAAGCACCTGGACCGGCACAACGCCGAACCGGACCCGTCGGTCGGGGTGATGGGGACGGTCATGTGGCACCCGAAGGCCTCGGGCCGCCCCCTGCACCGCTGGATGGACCGATCGTCGCTCCAGTTCGACTTCGGAGGCATGGCGGCGGGCGACGACGCCGGCTGGTTCCGGTTCTACTCGTGCAACGTCTCGCTCAAGCGGGACTTCTACTCCGCCGTGGGCGGATTCGACGCCGGGTTCCACTACTACTACGAGGACATGGACCTCGGCTGGCGATTGGGCCAGGCCGGATTGGTGCTCCGCTACGAGCCGGCCGCCCTGACGCGACACCTGCACAGCTACGACCTCGAGGGCATGCGCCGGCGCTTTGCCGGGGTGGCAACCGGTGAGCGCGCCATGGCGGCCAAGCACGCCTGGTTCGAGCCCTTCTTCGCCAAGAAGTTCCGGGCCGTGCAGGACGCCGGCGACGAGCCGAGGTTCTGGAAGTCGTTGGAGCGCCTGCCGTGGCCGGGCACGCTCGGCGCGAAGGTGGTCCGGCACACCGACACCTGGTACTTCCAGCAGGTGGCCGACAGCTTCCTGGAGGTGTGGAACGGCGAGGCCGACCTGGCCGAGCTCAAGGAGTATCTCGGATCCGAGTACGACGAGAACGCCCTGCACCGGCACCGCCAGCTGGTGGACGAGGAGGAGGAGTCGGCCCCGGACGAGGCCACCTTCTACCGGACCAGCACCGGGTACCTGTACGACCTGACGGTCTTCGCCATGTCGGGCACCAAGGCTCCGTACCGGAGAGCCCTGCGCCGGCTCCTGCCCCCCGGGGCCCGGCTCCTCGACTACGGATGCGGGATCGGCAGCGACGGCCTGCGGTTCCTCGACGACGGGTACGAGGTGGCCTTCGCCGATTTCTCCAATCCGAGCACGACCTATCTGCGCTGGCGTCTCGACCGCAGGGGCTCCGAGGCGGCGATCTACGACGTGGAGACGAGCGTGCCGGGCGGTTTCGACGCCGTCTTCTCCTTCGACGTGATCGAGCACGTCCCCGACCCGATGGGCTTCCTCGACCAGCTGGAGAGCCGAGGCCGCATCGTGGCCGTCAATCTCCTCGAGCCGGATCCCGAGGACACCCACCTGCACAAGCCGCTCCCGATCGCGGAGATCGTGCGCCGGGCAGGGCGGCACAAGATCCTGCACCGCAAGCTCTATCACGGTCGGTCCCACCTTCTGATCTACGAGGTCTAG